A section of the Daphnia magna isolate NIES unplaced genomic scaffold, ASM2063170v1.1 Dm_contigs163, whole genome shotgun sequence genome encodes:
- the LOC123467202 gene encoding uncharacterized protein LOC123467202 — translation MSSSRWTENREVNKEIQKLKLQQQEQNLVTYFSSSSERSDSGTSAEENRSESSDNDLYSGTSDRNLTDESLRMTTENLLLHQDICARGQLIEFESSASDRDNRSAVSAAHFDNSLHNNDTSSLYTTTTDSAAIYYNTSTDSSYSDEILNNFDDIANENPIEEAFNGLTITERIAQIKIKTNCSLTTIAEISNLLRDLGHNIPKDPRTIMKTKVCDLTKLNNGVQCNSNSFVHLGLIEGIRKKLMNADKKLMMLILQFNIDGLPLWRSSRTQFWPIVCRIINCQDSSEFLVTLHCGVGKPLSVRSYLRPFLDELKALLNDGLLHFGQKFDIRIGAFCCDAPARALIKQIIGHTGYCACERCETHGMRSDNRTTFPQLTAALRTD, via the exons ATGAGTTCGTCTAGGTGGACAGAAAATAGGGAagtaaataaagaaatccaaaAACTAAAACTTCAACAGCAAGAGCAAAATTTGGTTACTTATTTCAGTTCTTCATCAGAACGATCAg ATTCCGGAACAAGTGCTGAAGAAAATCGAAGCGAAAGTTCAGACAATGATTTATATAGTGGAACATCCGACAGAAATTTAACAGATGAAAGTTTAAGAATGACGACAG AAAATTTACTACTTCACCAGGACATTTGTGCTAGGGGACAATTGATTGAATTTGAATCTTCAG CCTCAGATAGAGATAACAGATCTGCGGTATCTGCGGCACATTTTGACAACTCCTTACATAATAATGACACATCATCTTTATACACAACAACCACAGATTCTGCTGCAATTTATTACAACACAAGTACCGATAGTAGCTACAGcgatgaaattttaaacaacTTTGATGATATTGCAAATGAAAATCCAATTGAGGAAGCTTTTAACGGACTAACCATTACGGAGCGTATCGCACAGATAAAAATCAAGACTAATTGTTCTCTAACAACTATCgctgaaatttcaaatctctTACGCGACTTGGGGCATAACATACCTAAGGATCCAAGAACCATTATGAAGACGAAAGTTTGCGACTTAACCAAGTTAAATAACGGTGTCCAATGCAACAGCAACTCATTCGTCCACCTTGGATTAATTGAAGggataaggaaaaaattgatGAACGCCGACAAAAAGCTGATGATGCTTATTCTTCAATTTAATATTGATGGTTTACCGCTCTGGAGGAGTAGCCGCACGCAATTCTGGCCAATTGTTTGTcgcattattaattgtcaagaTAGTAGTGAATTTCTCGTCACTTTACACTGTGGAGTTGGAAAACCGCTAAGCGTCAGATCATATCTTCGGCCTTTTTTGGACGAATTAAAAGCGCTTTTAAACGACGGATTACTTCACTTTGGGCAAAAATTTGACATTCGAATTGGCGCTTTCTGTTGTGACGCACCAGCTCGCGCATTAATCAAGCAAATCATTGGACACACGGGATATTGCGCATGTGAACGATGCGAAACACATGGAATGAGATCTGATAATAGAACGACGTTTCCACAACTAACGGCAGCTTTAAG AACTGATTAG